In Candidatus Binataceae bacterium, the genomic stretch GGCCTGCTCACCACCGTCTTGTTTACCATCCTGACCTATGGCGTGGCATTGGCCTGTGAATGGAGTTCGGTGCATAACGGGTTTCCTTTTGGTCTTTACCATTACGACTCGGCTACGGTAGGTCGGGAGTTGTGGGTGGCCGGAGTACCTTTCATGGACTCGCTGTCATTCACGTTCCTGTCCTTTGCGGCCTACAGCATGGCACTGCTGGTGAGCGCGCCAATCCTGTGGCGGCGCGGCGAGCCGCGCCTCATGGACACCCGCGCGCTGCGCCGTTCGCCGCGGGTGTGGCTGATGGCGGCGCTGCTCACCGTGATGGTCGATATGGTCGTCGATCCGCTCAGCGTGGTGGGTCGCCGATGGTTCCTGGGGCATCTGTTCTGGTATGACCCGCCCGGACCGCACTTTGGCGTGCCAATCAGCAATTACCTTGGATGGTTTTTCGTCGCCGCCATCGCAGTGGCTATCTTTCAGCGCCTCGACGCCTGGTGCTCGGGATGGCCGGGCGCCAAGGGCAGACCGCTGGGGGTGTGGCCAGGACTAAAGTGGCGCTGGCTGTTAGGGCCTGGCTTGTACGTGGGCATCGTAAGCTTTGCCTTGGTGATGCTGTTCCGCATTGGCGCCGCTACCATCGCCTGGGCTGGAATCTTCATCTATCTCCCTTTCATCGCGATGGCGCTCAACGGATGGACCCGGCCCGAAGCGCGCGCGGGTGCCGAAGACATCCAGCGCCATTTGATCGATTTTCCGTATGATCAGGCCTAGCGGTTCGATTGCCCTTAAGGAGAGAGTGGCGAGATGGCGAAGCTGGCTGGTAAGAGCGCTCTGGTGACGGGCGGCAATAGTGGTATCGGCTTGGCGATCGCGCGCTTGTTCGTCGCCGAAGGCGCGCGCGTGGCGATCTGCGGGCGGGATCCCCGCACGCTGGCGGCCGCGGGCGAGGAGCTGGGCCCCAATGCGATCGCTTTGCGCGCCGATCTCAGCCAAGCTGACCAGCGTCACGCCATGTTCGAGGCTATCGCCGAGCGCTTGGGCGGTCTCGATATCGTGATTGCCAATGCTGCCTTGGTGACGCATGCGTCGGTGGAACAAACTACTCCCGAAATGTTTGCCCAGGTTATGGCGACCAACGTTGCGGGGGTCTTCTTTCTGGTCCAGGAGGCGTTGTCCATGCTACGTGACGGCGGTGCCATTGTGCTAATCGGATCGGTACTCGCCGACCTCGGCCGCCCCGGTTTTGCCGCCTACGCGGCCAGCAAGGCAGCGGTGCGATCGCTGGCGCGCACGCTGGCGGCGGAGTTGGCGCCGCGCCGCATCCGGGTCAACGTGGTTACGCCCGGGGTGGTGATGACGCCGCTGTGGGAGCGCGGCGGCGAAGCGGCGCTGACGGCGTTGGAACGCTGGGTGGCGGCGGGGGTCGCGATGCGCCGCGCGGGGCGGCCCGAAGAGATCGCGCACGCTGTGCTGTTTGTGGCCTCCGACGACGCCTCGTATGTGCAAGGTGCGGAATTGCTGGTCGATGGCGGAGTCAAGGAGCTCATGGGCGGTGCCCCTGCCTTTCGCTTTACTTAGGGCACATTCGCCACCAAGAACTTGAGAGCGGTTTGCGCAAGGCCGCGTGGTGATGTCGGTCAGCAACGCGCCCAGGGCGTCATTTGAAACGTATTATGTCAGTGGCGGGCCTTGGGTGGCTGGCTCTGAGGCTGCTCGACATAGGTCGTTTTATGTCCCCAGGTGCGATCGTAATCGCGCCGGGCGGTGGTGGGCAGGAAGCGTTCCTCGATTTCACGAATCTGATCGCCGCCTACCAGTTTGCGCTGATTGGGGCGACCCCAGGGATTGGCGGCCGCGCGCCGGTCGAAATCGCGTAGTGCCACTGAGCCGCGTGCGTTAAGGTCGCTCAAAAGCTCCCAAGAGCCCTGTAGGCCGGCCGTAGCGGCGCATACCGGATACAGTGCGATGCGCAGGCCGAGCTGCTCATATTCTTCGTTGGAGGGAGGCTCTTCGTCGCCGCCCCAGATAGCGAGTACCGGAGCGGGGATTTCGGCGCAGGCGCGGCGCAACTGCTCGCGGGTCTGAACCGAATTGAGCCAAACGAAATCGGCTCCGCCTTCGGTTACATATGCGACGCAACGGCGCAGGGTTTCCTCGAAGCTGCCGCCCTCGGCGCCCAGAATGTCGCAGCGCGCGCAGATCACGAAGTCGGGGTCGATCGCGTTGCGGGCCGCCACCGCGGCTTGGTATTTGCCGATCGCCTCTTCGAGTGAGATACAGCGCCGGCCCGCCGAAGTGGCGGACTTCTTGGGCGCTTCCTGGTCCTCTATCTGCATTGCGGCCACACCGCTGCGAATAATCTCCTGGACCGAGAAATGGACGTTGACGGCGTTCCCAAACCCGGTGTCGGCGTCCACCAGAATAGGAATCTCGCAGCGTGCCGCCATGTGGCGGGCATGGTCAACCAAATCGCGCAGCCCAATGATGCCGTTGTCCGGCACGCCATAAAGAAATGCGCTCAGTTGAGAGCCGGCCAGAAAAAAGCATTCAAATCCGATCTCTTGCGCCATCCGGGCGTATAGCGGGCTGAACCCACCAGGCATCATGGTCAGCTTCGGGCGAGCCAGGATATCGCGAAATTGGCGCCGTTTACGAGCTATCTCATCCATCGCCATCGCGCGCACCTCCCTGGGTACGGGTTCTGTTATAGCGGTTGAGCATCCCAGGGCAAGCCCAGGTATGCACAAATTGGCGTCGGACTGCGCTTGCCTTGACCCTAGCGGCACGCTAAGAGCTTGCAGGCCGACGCCTGGAAGGAGGGCGGTGGAATTGCAACTGTGGCTGAGCATAATAGTGAGTAGCTTGCTGCTGATCGCGGGAACCCGGCCCACCCTGGCGGCGCAAAGCGATTATGTGCCACGCACCAAGGGATGGATGATGCTTATCCCGCCGCTGGATGGAGTCGATCGGGACACCGGCGAGCGCAGGATTTTGAAGGACTCGCCGAAGAAAAAATGGACCGGAATTGTCATCCGCGGCTATGACGGCAAGGCCTATGATTTCGTCGACCAAGACACCTGCCAGGTCGGCATGAGCGCCTTGGTAATGAAGCTCTACGAGGACAACGACCCCCAGTACCGCGCGCTCAGCCTGGGCAAATGCGTGCAAGACGACGGCCGGCGCAACGTGGTCATCCGCTAGGGGCTCCTGGCTCAACTCTGCCGCGCTAGCGCAACCAGGGTCTGGGCCAATTCTATTGGCTTGGTAAACATCACTTCATGACCGCTTTGAATAGTGCTCACGGTGGGATTGCGCAAGCGGCAGGAATAAAAGGGATGCCATTTTCGGGGGAATTGGGCCAGATCTTCGCTCAGAGCGACGTAATCGGTGGGCACTTTCAGCTCGAAGAAAGCGCGGTTGTCTGCCGCTTCCAGATAGGCCGCCAACGGCTGCGGCTGCAGCGCCGCGATTACGAAGTCCTGCAGCGCGGGTGCGCCATCCTGAATGAAATTGCGGCGAAAGAGATCAATGAACTCCGGACTGACCGGCAGGCAACGATCGGGCCCTGTCAGCGCACCTTCCAGCAGGCGGGCGCGCGCCGGGGGGATAAGGTCAGCGGCGCGCTCGCCGTCGCGCAGCACTAACGCATCGACAAAGATCATTCGCTTCAGACGCGAGGCCAGCCGCGGGGCCGCCATGGTCATCGGAAGGCCGCCCATCGAATGGGCCACCAATACCAGCTCGCGCACGTCGGCCTGCTCGACAAAATCAACCAAGCCGTCGGCATAAACCTGCAAGGTGACGTCGGCGCGCTTGAAGCTGCTGGCGCCGTGGCCGGGCAGATCCAGGGCCAGGGCGCGGTGACCCATGCGCTCCAACGTGCCGATTACCGCGGCCCAGCACCAAGCCCCATGATAGGCGCCATGGACCAGAACAAAGGTTGCCATCTTTACTTGAAGTTGGGACTGCGCTTTTCCAGAAATGCCGTGATCCCCTCGCGGCTTTCTGCTCCGGCCAGGGCCTTGAGGATCGCCCGTGCTTCGTTTTCCAGCTGGGATTCCAACCGCTCCCCGAAACTTTGCTGAAGCAAGCGCTTGGTGGCGCCGAAGGCGCCGGTTGGTCCCTGTGCCAACTGCTGAGCCAACTCCATGGCTGCCGCGGGCAATTCGTCCTCGCCCACCACGCGCGTTACCAAGCCCCATTGGCAAGCTTCCTGGGCGCTGAGAACGCGGTTGGTGAGGGTCAACTCCAAGGCTCGGCGCAGGCCGACCAGGCGAGGTAGAAAATAGGTGGCCGAGCCGTCGGGGGTCAGGCCAGAGCGAGTATAGGCCATGGTGAAGCGAGCCGAGGTTGCGGCCAGTACCAGGTCGCAGGCGCAGATCAGGCTGAAGCCGGCGCCGGCCGCGCTGCCATGCACGGCGGCGATTACGGGCGCGTCCATCCGGGTCAGGCGCGAGAGCGCGGCGTGGAGGGCGGTCAGGGTCTCAGTTACGTACGTGGTCAGAGATATCCCCTGGCGGGTAGCGAAGCTGCGCAGGTCGCCGCCGGCGCAGAACATTCGGCCTGCGCCGCTGAGCAGGACCGCGCGGGCCCCCTCTTCCTCGCAGTGTATGGCGGCGTCCAAAAGCTCACGCGACATCTCCAGGCTCAGGGTATTGGCCGCCTGCGGCCGGTTGAGCGTGATG encodes the following:
- a CDS encoding isocitrate lyase/PEP mutase family protein — its product is MAMDEIARKRRQFRDILARPKLTMMPGGFSPLYARMAQEIGFECFFLAGSQLSAFLYGVPDNGIIGLRDLVDHARHMAARCEIPILVDADTGFGNAVNVHFSVQEIIRSGVAAMQIEDQEAPKKSATSAGRRCISLEEAIGKYQAAVAARNAIDPDFVICARCDILGAEGGSFEETLRRCVAYVTEGGADFVWLNSVQTREQLRRACAEIPAPVLAIWGGDEEPPSNEEYEQLGLRIALYPVCAATAGLQGSWELLSDLNARGSVALRDFDRRAAANPWGRPNQRKLVGGDQIREIEERFLPTTARRDYDRTWGHKTTYVEQPQSQPPKARH
- a CDS encoding carotenoid biosynthesis protein produces the protein MLHLLLGTVALRPYVFVFLAAYLFISVVNFGLLTTVLFTILTYGVALACEWSSVHNGFPFGLYHYDSATVGRELWVAGVPFMDSLSFTFLSFAAYSMALLVSAPILWRRGEPRLMDTRALRRSPRVWLMAALLTVMVDMVVDPLSVVGRRWFLGHLFWYDPPGPHFGVPISNYLGWFFVAAIAVAIFQRLDAWCSGWPGAKGRPLGVWPGLKWRWLLGPGLYVGIVSFALVMLFRIGAATIAWAGIFIYLPFIAMALNGWTRPEARAGAEDIQRHLIDFPYDQA
- a CDS encoding enoyl-CoA hydratase-related protein, with amino-acid sequence MPYSDLVFELDDRIAHITLNRPQAANTLSLEMSRELLDAAIHCEEEGARAVLLSGAGRMFCAGGDLRSFATRQGISLTTYVTETLTALHAALSRLTRMDAPVIAAVHGSAAGAGFSLICACDLVLAATSARFTMAYTRSGLTPDGSATYFLPRLVGLRRALELTLTNRVLSAQEACQWGLVTRVVGEDELPAAAMELAQQLAQGPTGAFGATKRLLQQSFGERLESQLENEARAILKALAGAESREGITAFLEKRSPNFK
- a CDS encoding alpha/beta fold hydrolase; protein product: MATFVLVHGAYHGAWCWAAVIGTLERMGHRALALDLPGHGASSFKRADVTLQVYADGLVDFVEQADVRELVLVAHSMGGLPMTMAAPRLASRLKRMIFVDALVLRDGERAADLIPPARARLLEGALTGPDRCLPVSPEFIDLFRRNFIQDGAPALQDFVIAALQPQPLAAYLEAADNRAFFELKVPTDYVALSEDLAQFPRKWHPFYSCRLRNPTVSTIQSGHEVMFTKPIELAQTLVALARQS
- a CDS encoding glucose 1-dehydrogenase, which encodes MAKLAGKSALVTGGNSGIGLAIARLFVAEGARVAICGRDPRTLAAAGEELGPNAIALRADLSQADQRHAMFEAIAERLGGLDIVIANAALVTHASVEQTTPEMFAQVMATNVAGVFFLVQEALSMLRDGGAIVLIGSVLADLGRPGFAAYAASKAAVRSLARTLAAELAPRRIRVNVVTPGVVMTPLWERGGEAALTALERWVAAGVAMRRAGRPEEIAHAVLFVASDDASYVQGAELLVDGGVKELMGGAPAFRFT